GTTTGTTAGCTGGCCTATCCTGTCCTCAATTTGCCCGATGGTTAGCATCCCCAGCACGAATCTAAAAAGAAACGAAAAGCCAAGGACCTGGGCAATCTTTATGGGTTTTTTTCTCAGCTCATATATACGCTCGATAATCCCCATATTCCTGTTAATAAAACGGGGGTTAATAAGTATGATATTTCCGCCCGTGAAGCGCCCCTCTCTTACGCGAGCATATGTCCGCTTCACGTCCGGGAACCTCTTCTCTGATTCACCGTATCTTACAATCGGGTAGTAAAAATCGGCATTGTAACCTGCGCATCTTTTTAGAAAATCGCTTATCGCCTCAGGAGTTATCAACGGAATATCGGCCGACAACATAAGAACGGGTTTGCTGGACCCTAGACAATCAATCCCGGTTTTCGCGACTTGCGGAAGTGTACCGCTTGCCACCTTAACTCCAACTTTACCAGACGATTCGCTGTATGAGTACTCTACTGGAACAACTACACAAATCCGATCTATATCCTCACACTGGCGAAGCGCACCGATGACATACTCGACCATAGGCCGCCCATTAATTGAAACGAGCCCTTTTGCGGGTGCGGAATCCAGTTCTTTAGCGCTGCCACCGGCAAGTATGATCGCATCTACCAATTTTAAAAACCCCTAAAATCCCTAATACTATTTGCTCTTAAATATATAACATTAAATTGTTATATATTCTATACGGCCCTCAAGTTTTCCTTCTGCTTCAGAAAATCTATAAAACTTCTACCCCCCAGCCAACCGGCCTTGCGATCTCAACAAAGAGCGTCTCATCCCGTGATCTCATTATGCTTGCTACCCTCTTTGCCGATTCCTCATCTTGGCATAAAGCAAAAACGCTGGGGCCGCTTCCTGACATTAAGGCACCGAGAGCGCCAGAATCAAGCGCCAGTTTTTTAATACCATCTATTTCTGGGTGAATAGGCAGGACAACCTCTTCAAGAAGATTCTTAAGCATAAGACCGATATGGCTTACATCACCGCTTGAGAGCGCGTCATAGAACTCACGCACTAAATAAAGTGGTGCCAACTCTCGCTCATCAAGCATGTGATATATTTCGGCAGTAGATATATGTAGCGGAGGGGTTATCACAACTATCCAGGCCTCAGGCATGGCATTCAATTTAGATAGCCTCTCACCCCTTCCCTCGGCAAGCATAGTGCCTCCGGCCAAGCAAAACGGGATATCTGCGCCAAGCCTTGCTCCTATCCCCTGCAACTGATCTAAACTAAAATCCAACCCCCAAAGAATGTTTAAGCCAAGCAGAGTCGCAGCGGCATCCGCACTGCCCCCTGCCAAGCCCGCTGCAACGGGGATATTCTTTTTGATGTGGATATGAGCACCTGCTTTTTTGCTGACTGTTGCACGCAACATTTCAGCCGCGCGATAAGCAAGGTTTTCTTTATTGGACAGTTCTTCTTTCGTGCAGGAGATGCTTAAATCTTGAGACGGGGAAATCTCAACAAGGTCATGCAGAGATATACTTTGCATGACACTTTCAATCTGGTGATAACCGTCTGGATATCGCGAGATGACATCAAGGTAAAGGTTGATTTTTGCGTAGGCCTTTATTGATAGCATTTTTTTGGCAGCCTTACGTCCTCAGCTTTAATTTGTAAAGATCTCTGTCGCCTTTTTAATATCTTCCTATTATCTTTCTAGCTACCAAGCCATGGGATTAAGCTTTCTCCGTTATCAGGATTTGAAAGCTCGACAGTTTTTGTTAGGACGTCTGCATAGCTATAAGATACTCTGCGACAACGGTTCCGCTTCTCTTCAACCCTTACAACAAACAAATTAGGATGCGTCTCTTCTAACACACCTTCTCGCTCGATGATTTTACAACGTCCCATATTTGCTTTAAGACGCATTTTTTCACCGACAAATCCATCTAACTGCTTGCGAATTTTATCAACTATTTCCACTTGCGGCACCTGGCTAATTGCCATTTTATTTATCCTCTCCTTCAGGTATTCTTAAGCATTATACCTCAATAGTATAAAATATTCAAGTTTACCTTCTCCGGCGACCAAATGCAAGTACTGCCAAAAACATTTATTAGCTAATAATTTTATTCGGCAAATTTCGCTCTCTCAGTAGCCATTTCTAGCAAAAATTTTGTGCTAAGCTTGCGCCGGGGCTAAATTATAAGGCTAAAGTTATGCTTTGCCTGGATTACGAAATAGTAAGCTATGGTTTTTTTGTGCCTTTAGCCGCTAACTTTCTTGTCCTGCTAACTGCCGACTGTTAATAGCTAACAGTTCTAAATTAGAGCATTTGCTAAATCAGCAAATTCCTGCAGAGAAAGTGTTTCGCCGCGGCGCCGCGGGTCAATTCCGGCCCGTTTTAAGGCCTCGTTTACCTGGTTAAGGCTAAAGTCGAGCTCTGGGCTTCCCAAAAGTGCGTTCTTGATTGTTTTTCTGCGCTGCCAAAACGCTGCTTTTACAACCTTGAAAAAGAAATTCCGGTCTTTTACATCTACCCTTGGCCGAGGCAGCCTTGTCAATCTCACAATAGCTGAGCTGACCTCAGGCGGTGGGATAAATACGTTTCTGGATACGGTTGCGATTTTCTCGACCTCGCAGTAAAACTGGGCTTTTACCGAAAATAAGCCGTAATCGGAGGTCGCAGGCTTTGCTATTATACGATCGGCAACCTCTTTTTGAACCATAACAACAAAAAGATCCAGGTTATCAAAACTATCTAGATAAGTTGCCAAAAGCGGTGTGGCAATTTGATACGGCAGGTTTGAAACTAGCTTATTTGGCGTAATAAGGTCACCAGGAAGCTCTTTAAGGTTTACCGAAAGGGCATCAGCAAAGATAACTCTTGCATTATCAAAACCTTGAAGTGTGTAGTCCAAAACCGGTCTTAGCTTGTGGTCAAGTTCGATTGAGATAACCATGTTAACCTGTTTAGCGAGCTCCACAGTAAGGGTGCCTATACCCGGTCCTACCTCAACTACTACATCATCCCTGGTTAACCAAGCCGCACTTATTACCTTGTTAAGGATATTTTGATCGACTAAAAAATGTTGCCCCAGGCTCTTTTCGAGCCTGAGGCCAAATTTTCTTAACACTTCAAGCGTCGCCTGCGGCGTTGCTAATGTCACGTTTCTCGCATCCCTTTTACGAATACGGCCTGGATTAATCAAGTATGGTGACCCTAACTGTACGCCTACCAAATTTAAAACATTCTGCAGGCGTATTATAGCATAAGTCGATGCGATTTCCTTTGATTGCACCACCCGTGTCGGCTGCTATCGCATAACCATAGCCTTCGACATAAACCCTAGTCCCCAGCGGGATAACCTGCGGGTCTACAGCGACAACGCCTTTTTGTGCCCGCATACCATTTGCACACGTGCTGCCTACTCCGGGCCCATAATTCGGTGCATAGGCTGTTGCATACATAACCAGCTCTTTCCCTGCTGGAGCCCTTCCTCCTCCTCTAGATACACCGCTCGGTGCGCTTATCAGCCGGGCAATCTTG
The window above is part of the Bacillota bacterium genome. Proteins encoded here:
- a CDS encoding Veg family protein: MAISQVPQVEIVDKIRKQLDGFVGEKMRLKANMGRCKIIEREGVLEETHPNLFVVRVEEKRNRCRRVSYSYADVLTKTVELSNPDNGESLIPWLGS
- a CDS encoding nucleotidyltransferase family protein produces the protein MVDAIILAGGSAKELDSAPAKGLVSINGRPMVEYVIGALRQCEDIDRICVVVPVEYSYSESSGKVGVKVASGTLPQVAKTGIDCLGSSKPVLMLSADIPLITPEAISDFLKRCAGYNADFYYPIVRYGESEKRFPDVKRTYARVREGRFTGGNIILINPRFINRNMGIIERIYELRKKPIKIAQVLGFSFLFRFVLGMLTIGQIEDRIGQLTNSVCRAVETPYVEIGIDVDKESDLQLVKAVLVGG
- the ispE gene encoding 4-(cytidine 5'-diphospho)-2-C-methyl-D-erythritol kinase — translated: MLSIKAYAKINLYLDVISRYPDGYHQIESVMQSISLHDLVEISPSQDLSISCTKEELSNKENLAYRAAEMLRATVSKKAGAHIHIKKNIPVAAGLAGGSADAAATLLGLNILWGLDFSLDQLQGIGARLGADIPFCLAGGTMLAEGRGERLSKLNAMPEAWIVVITPPLHISTAEIYHMLDERELAPLYLVREFYDALSSGDVSHIGLMLKNLLEEVVLPIHPEIDGIKKLALDSGALGALMSGSGPSVFALCQDEESAKRVASIMRSRDETLFVEIARPVGWGVEVL
- the rsmA gene encoding 16S rRNA (adenine(1518)-N(6)/adenine(1519)-N(6))-dimethyltransferase RsmA, whose protein sequence is MTLATPQATLEVLRKFGLRLEKSLGQHFLVDQNILNKVISAAWLTRDDVVVEVGPGIGTLTVELAKQVNMVISIELDHKLRPVLDYTLQGFDNARVIFADALSVNLKELPGDLITPNKLVSNLPYQIATPLLATYLDSFDNLDLFVVMVQKEVADRIIAKPATSDYGLFSVKAQFYCEVEKIATVSRNVFIPPPEVSSAIVRLTRLPRPRVDVKDRNFFFKVVKAAFWQRRKTIKNALLGSPELDFSLNQVNEALKRAGIDPRRRGETLSLQEFADLANALI